In one Nicotiana tomentosiformis chromosome 6, ASM39032v3, whole genome shotgun sequence genomic region, the following are encoded:
- the LOC104111550 gene encoding mitochondrial pyruvate carrier 1-like — MAFFRAFLNSPVGPKTTHFWGPMANWGFVIAGMMDSRKPADAISGNMTAVLCVYSLLCMRFAWMVHPRNHLLLACHVSNESVQLYQLSRWLKHQRYLPPKEDNVS, encoded by the exons ATGGCTTTCTTCCGGGCATTCTTGAACAGTCCTGTTGGCCCTAAAACAACTCACTTCTGGGGACCTATGGCCAATTGGGGATTTGTCATTGCT GGAATGATGGATTCAAGGAAGCCCGCAGATGCAATATCCGGGAATATGACTGCAG TATTATGTGTGTATTCCTTATTGTGTATGAGATTTGCATGGATGGTACATCCTCGCAATCATCTGCTTCTGGCTTGCCATGTTTCAAATGAGTCAGTGCAGCTCTATCAACTTTCCCGTTGGCTAAAGCATCAGCG GTACTTGCCGCCGAAGGAAGACAATGTTTCTTAA